One genomic window of Streptomyces sp. NBC_01276 includes the following:
- a CDS encoding ArsR/SmtB family transcription factor, which translates to MMTIASDIEVPARCGRALADPIRCRILLALCQAPAHPAELADARGISRTRLSNHLACLRDCGLVVTVPVGRRTRYGLADERLGHALDDLRTAVVAVEADRA; encoded by the coding sequence GTGATGACAATCGCCTCCGACATCGAGGTGCCGGCGCGGTGCGGCCGCGCCCTCGCCGACCCGATCCGCTGCCGCATCCTGCTCGCCCTGTGCCAGGCTCCGGCCCATCCCGCCGAGCTGGCCGACGCGCGGGGCATCTCCCGGACCCGGCTGTCGAACCACCTGGCCTGCCTGCGCGACTGCGGTCTTGTCGTCACGGTCCCGGTCGGCCGCCGCACCCGCTACGGACTCGCCGACGAGCGCCTCGGCCACGCCCTGGACGACTTGCGCACCGCCGTGGTCGCCGTCGAGGCCGACCGTGCGTGA
- a CDS encoding tyrosine-type recombinase/integrase, whose protein sequence is MGRSLAQGEQDAAADRVGEGAAAPRRHLDVGGDCHHLRDGPLRDPDSRRARRRPIRQLATSPAGPPELTEGILYVRCTLSAIDNNHLVITAPKTRSSRAWVAISPRVATALRHQATTTTRMRGDPDDPFTGLVFCRPDGRPLGPHHVLDRLHQLSEEAGVPRVTVHDLRHLAATITISAGVPLTVVSKTLRHSTLSTSANIYSHLTRQAAREAVDTIDRALTGAEKAGLGTSRPASLRPPRDHIQRLVRRLRSPVPLAFSATASRPQAGRATTLRPPWPRTHERPSSQV, encoded by the coding sequence ATGGGCCGGAGCCTGGCACAGGGCGAGCAGGATGCGGCAGCGGATCGGGTCGGCGAGGGCGCGGCCGCACCGCGCCGGCACCTCGATGTCGGAGGCGATTGTCATCACCTACGGGACGGTCCGCTTCGAGATCCCGATTCCCGTCGTGCCCGCCGCCGGCCGATTCGGCAGCTAGCCACTTCTCCTGCGGGGCCGCCCGAGCTCACCGAAGGCATCCTGTACGTACGCTGCACCCTCTCAGCGATCGACAACAACCACCTCGTCATCACCGCCCCGAAGACCCGCTCCAGCCGCGCCTGGGTCGCCATTTCACCCCGTGTCGCGACCGCACTCCGACACCAAGCGACGACAACCACCCGTATGCGGGGAGATCCTGACGATCCGTTCACCGGCCTGGTCTTCTGCCGCCCCGACGGACGACCACTCGGCCCCCACCACGTCCTGGACCGGCTCCATCAGCTGTCCGAAGAGGCCGGCGTCCCACGGGTCACCGTCCACGACCTGCGACACCTGGCGGCCACCATCACCATCAGCGCCGGCGTGCCGCTGACCGTGGTCTCCAAGACGCTGCGGCACTCCACCCTGTCGACCAGCGCCAACATCTACAGCCACCTCACCCGCCAGGCCGCCCGCGAAGCCGTGGACACCATCGACCGCGCCCTCACCGGAGCTGAGAAGGCCGGGCTCGGGACGAGCCGCCCGGCGTCACTGCGACCACCACGCGACCACATCCAACGGCTCGTCCGCCGGCTCCGCTCCCCTGTGCCGCTGGCCTTCAGCGCCACGGCCTCCCGGCCGCAGGCTGGACGTGCGACCACACTGCGACCACCATGGCCCCGGACGCACGAAAGGCCGTCCTCTCAAGTTTGA